The Quercus robur chromosome 3, dhQueRobu3.1, whole genome shotgun sequence DNA segment TTTTGAAACTTCAGGAGCTCATAAAAATAAGCCAATATGTGATTCTAATAGTAGTTCTCCGGCAATTCCATCTGATTGTGAAGTTTTTTCTAATGAAAAGCAAGCTCAAATCAATACTGCAAGTGGTTATTCATCAACCATGTTACCTGGTATTGGCTTGCACTTGAATGCTCTTGCAACTGCTCCGACTGATAATAAAGTTGTCAAGCTTGAGAGTCCAGCTTTCAGAagtaaacaaataattatgCTAAACTCAATGGTCTCTTGCAATCCTTTAACACCTGGCCAGAATCCTCTTGATAAATCCTTGACTCTTAAAACTTTGGAAGGTGAATTGGCTCCACATTATAATGACGCTCAGGTTACAGAAAATGCTTCTCAAACATCTACAAGTGCTGTTAGTGAAGAGTTTGACCAGAGTAGTCCTAGAAGAAAGAGGCATGTATAGACAATACTTTGTTTGATTGTCgacatttactttttaattaagTGCTTAATATTGccatttttgttataatgtttgATAATTTTCAGATTCAAGTTGGAACATGTTGAAGAAAGCAATGCCTGCAAGCGCTGTAATTGTAAGAGATCAAAATGCTTGAAGCtgtaagtttatttttatttacttaaaattaaGTTCATGGTTTGTGTGCATTATCTTTGTCTCTCAGACAAAATGTGTTTGTAAAATCAGTTGCTAATGTCTTGACTGGTTTTATGGTGGATTGACTCTAAAAGTTTAGCCAAACTCACTATTCCTTGTTTAAATGGTATAAAATGGGAGGTTTGAGGGATACTCCAATGGTTTCAGCACCTCTCATGGTGCCTGGGCACTGGGGTTTCTAACCCCATCACAAACAGCCCTCCCCTCCTCCCACTTCCCTAGCAAAAAAGAGAGTATAAAATAGCTATGGAGTATGGTTGATTATCATCAATCTATTTTTGTGCCTTAGTTCTCGACATATATTACTTGCCATTTCAGTTATGAAATCATGAGGGGAGGCAGTAGGAATATACAATTTAGAACTTCCTCATGCATGAAATGCCAGCCATGAAGCTACAGCATGAGCATCATTAATTCACTGtttctaaaatataaaactcatgttgagaaattttgaaatattcaCAACCGATCATGTATGCATGTGTACATCTACTCTAATGAAAAAACCAATTGACAATGGTGGCGAGATATAATTTTCTCCTGCTTACATGTCTAGTATTATATCCTCAACTAGTGCTTAGGAATCCCAAATTTTGAGCTGAGAATATCTTTCTGGCTGTCAGCCAAAGTAAAATGAGGACATTTTTTGAAGGTTGTCTTGACAACAGAAGGATCAACTGTATCAGGTTCTGGAGATTAGctaaaataacaaatattttttctactaaattaaattttcagtATGTTCACTTGACAgtacttatattattattatgcaaTGGTGGAATGCTATGTATTTTATAAATGTTCCTTTGACATCAACAACATTGCAGATTTAATAGACCCTTGTAGTCTTACTGGTCATGTTCTTCAATACAGTTACTGTGAATGCTTTGCTGCTGGCCTCTACTGTGTTGAGCCTTGTTCATGCCAAGATTGCTTTAACAAACCTATTCATGAAAGCACTGTTCTGGAGACTAGGAGAAACATTGAATCTCGCAACCCACTTGCATTTGCTCCCAAAGTGATCAGAAGCGCAGATGTTGTTCCTGAATATGGGGTTAGAAATCACCTCTTAGATTAGATACTTCCTTACATCAGATTTGAGAGGCATCACAGTCATTCTGCTCAAACCCCATCAATTTATTGGATGGAGCCTGGCCTCATTTGTGAAGTGGGActgataaaatttatttttggtcattttaataACAAGTATTTGAAGAGAAGGAATTTGATTTCTGGTTTTAGTTTTAATGGCTTGAATAAAGAATAAagtacaattttttcaattgatgaaatttaTGGGTGGATTTAAGCCTTATCAATTTGTGGATATGTAAGGATTAAGTACAGCATGTTCTTTCAAATTCATAAGACCTGAGTATTTGTTGGAGCAAAGTTCTCATAGCCAAAACCCATCACTTGTTATTAAAAATCATTTCAAGTGGtttataattattctttaaatcctttgattttaaattttataattccaATGCAACTTGCTAGGATTCATAGTGAGGGTTGAGCAATGATGTCTGTGGTGCTAATTTGTTTTCAATAGTAGTTTCTTCCTTTGGCCCAATGCCCTTAAACAtgtattcttcatttttttccctatgCAGGATGAATCTAACAAAACTCCAGCCTCAGCCAGGCATAAAAGAGGATGCAACTGTAAAAAATCAAGTTGCTTAAAGAAATACTGTGAATGCTTTCAGGTTTTTTCTGATACCCCTTTGTGTACGTGCCTTATGATAATTGACATCTAATGTGGACCATTTGTTTTGTGTATAAAAAGGGTGGGGTTGGATGCTCTATCAACTGCAGATGTAAAGGATGTAAGAACGCATTTGGTCGGAAGGATGGTAAgtgttttatttggtttaattGCACTAATCTTTATCCTGAAACTGAATTGAACTGTGACACTTCAATTCTACTTCTATAAGTTGTTAACAGATCTTATGACCAACTGAGGtgctttttaaagtttttatttttatttttaagttgaaTGCTAATATGCAGTAAATATACTTAAATTTTGTCCTCTTCCCACCCTGGTGCCCTTTACTTGGACCATAGATTTCTAAGCATCACACTAAGTAGAGCATGCAATAATTCTAGTTGTTTTAcaacttcctttttcttttaatgtaatAGGAGCTGAAGAAACTGATATCGAAGGGGAAGAATTAGAAGCTTGTAAAAAGAATGCATTGGATGCAAGTCTACACACAGTCGAGGAGGATGAAAAGGAACATCTTGATTTCCCAATTTCAGAATTATCAGAGAATAGCAGGTTATCAATTCTActcattttaaatttgataaaatattttccttttttttttcttttttttgtttggaatgtttaaatttacttttctttcagATCTCTGAGTCAAGAATCAGAAGGCTGTAAGAATGCATTGGAGACAAGTTTACAGGAAATAAATGAGAGTGAAAAAGAACATCCAGATCTCTCAATATCACCTTTTTCTGAAATAAGCAGGTTCTTGATTCTATTCATTGTGAGTTTTGGACATTGTTTATCTGTACTATATCTGTTTTTAATGTCACCAATATTTCATTTTCAGACCTTCAATCCGTTTGCCATTTAACTTTAGTGGGAAGCTTCCTTTATCTTCTCTGCTTTCTGTTGGATCATCAGCTCAGTTTTGCACCAGCCAAAAACCCAGAACGAaatattctctctcctctcggCTCAAATTTGAGACACATCTTCAGATGATTCCTGAAGATGAAACTCCCGAGGCTTTGAATAGTACTAGTGATGTGAAGTCAACCTCTCCAAACTCCAAGAGGGTTTCACCTCCTAAACAAGTGTTTGGTTCAACTGCTCGAAGGATGGGTAGAAAGTTGATTTTGAGATCTATTCCACCATTCCCATCTCTCAGCTCAACAGGAGAGCAGTGATTTTCATGATGCTGTGAAATGTTGTTTGGTTGTACTATTTCAAGCAAATTCAATGTATCCTTCCGGCATAGTAGCATGCTTCAGCTAGTGGCATTGTCAATATGTACAAATTAGTATTACAGTTAGCCTTTCTCATTTAAGTGGTTCTTTTCTGttagcctttttattttttatttttaaatgtccCAACTCCCATCCTTATTCCTTAATATGCTCTCAAATTCTATTATAGCTTGTACCTTTCAGCTCTAATTTGGGCAATTTTCTGTTGTATGATTAGACGAAGTTGAAGGAATGTGTAATGTTACTGTATTTGTTTCCAATAATTGCAGACTACTACTAGTACTACCTTTACAaatctttatcaattttatcaCAAATCCTTTGTACTCCATGTCtgttgtgacttgtgacttCCACAGCTAAATACCAACAATGAGAATTctctcttttattcttttaaagcTTTCGCAACCCACTGGAATAAAGATTGGACGGTGTATAGATCCAAACATTTGTGCAAAGCTCAGTGGCTCAATTTGTCTCAGGGCTAACCTTAGTTCATCCCAAAAGAACCACTAGAGTTATATAGGGTGGTTTGACattgttttgttaaaggatcGGGTTTACGATTGATGAAATGGCCCAAGAGGCCGAATTTTGTTGTAAACCGATCTTGGGTTAACCTTAACTTCTAGTCTTTATATAAACCCTATTAAGAGTTCATTGAAATAGATGACTTGAGTATATAGTAAGGATGTAGCTATAAGGGCATTATTATGTGGCCATTGGCTGAACAACGTAATCTCATGTGTTCTTCTTTCCTTCTTGCTTCtgcttttttatattatttctctctttAACAGTTTTTATTATACCAACAATACAAGTTCTTTTGAATCTATCTTATTCGGGATAGTCCCAAGaatacatggttttttttttttttttttttttttttttttttttttaaataattattttattaacttctTCACGTCCATTGGGCTTGGTTGCATCACTAAAAAGTTACATGAGGACTTGGAAGAATATACCATGACTTATTGGTTATTATGCAGCAAGCACAAGCAATTGATAGTTCAGATTCGAAACTAAATTGGGGCGAAcagttttctttctctttcttgagGAGAGGGGAAAATAGGTTGATTTCTGGAATAACAACTCCATAGGTATGTAATTGTGCATCCTTTGTATTTCTTATCCTAGGAATAATAacttggacaaagtttagctacaacttcagttaaaaaaattaacatagctacaaagtttaaggatgaattttttttttttttttttttttaagtttaaagacaaaaaaacaaatttttgataaagtttaagaatcaaaatagtattttatcctattttgaaattttaattgttgGATTGCATGCTCTTTATGTtattaacatgcatgtcaaatttcatgctaaccaaatgttatttattattcgattcataaaattattttgtattcaTAATTTTagacaataaaaatttgaaatttaaacatttagtTAATGATATTGTAGGGACTGGGTTTGAGCACTTCTATTGTTAGATGAGTGGACTCAGGCCTAACttgcccaatacaataaatttatagagaatgggtttaagaactaggcCTTAGTGAGAGTTACAACAACTAGACATGGTTATGAGTGGGTTGAATTATAAGGACATAGGCTAAAATATGCAATTCTGTCCTCGGGCATTTCTTCCGAGGAACTTAttgttcttattcttttttcagTGCTTGGTTACAAAGGTTTCCAAGATCATGCAAATTGCTACTGTGTTTTCCTTCTAATTCCTGATCCCCTTTTCCTggaggatttctcacattatatatcccCTTTTAGTCGATCTTGTCCCTCAATCTATTGATCATGCAGGTCACTACTcaagtgcttgtcccatcagccaccttcccaaactttctgtgagttgcagcaACTAAGaccgcactgttcaggggtcatttcctcattaatgcggccagaacgttagttgtgggtatttaatgcggaggtgacaaTTTCTCTTTGAACTACTCCTACACCATGCTCCCATGGTTGTCCTACGGTACTTGTCCTTTTTTGTAGGACGCTCTGGGAGGCTGCCGTCGATGGCATGCCGTTCTTCCGTTCTAGGATTTGGGTTGGCCAAGAACAGGATTGAACTCGGCGATGTTTCTgggccatttgggctttcttcattcgtcctcggccatttcttcctcctcggcgtgggccttgGGCTTAGTATAAAGTGGGCCGaggttgtcaaattctttgaccccacaatagcccctcaaaatcctgctgtccggctCCTCAGATGGAGAGGAGGATTTTGGTGTCCTCGGGCCTTTATGATGGCTTGCCAAGCCTTGTCCTCCATCAGTGCCAGAGCCTTTTCACTTGTCCAAGGCATGTTCCTGGTGCTTCGATATATGGAGTGCGCCCTCATTAAATTCTGGCAGCTCTGTGCTCCCCACGTTCAACGGTGTGATGGTAATCTAACAGTGGGGATTTCTTTAACTTTATGGTTGGGAAAACCTGCACGGTTATTTTTAATTGGaggtataaatacccatttgaaCAGATTTGTCTCTTTacttttgcacttaagagttcttgCGCACATATCCTGAGTTCAGTCAAATCTCTAGCCAAACTCACGTCTCTTTTCAGCATAAAAAGCCTGTCCGAGGAGCTTTTCCTCATTTttgtaagttttcttttctctctaactcctctctttctttcgtccTTCCCTGAGTCTTTTAGCTGTTTCTAGGGATGGGTAAGTTAAAAAAGTTGGTTGAATTCGAAGAGGCGATGGAAAAATTCGTCGCCGATTATAGGATACCCCGTAATGTAGGTTTGAGATACTGTGAATAAGGGGAGTGGCATTTTAGGAGGCAAGAGGGTGAAGTAGCGATTCCCATAATCACCTTCATAGAAAGTGGTGTGAGAATCTCTATGGGGCCGGTGATGAGGGACTACCTTAGGCATTTCCGATTAGCTCCCACCCAGTGCGCCGCCAACGTGTTTAGGATCTAAGGTTGTGTGGACGCCTTGAACGAGAAAATGGGGTTGAGGTTAACCCATCACGATGTAAACTGATGCTACAACCTCCAACACCTAAGGGGTAAATCCTATTATATGAAGACGAGGGATGACAAGGTTCGGCTTATTCAGTGCCTCCCCGAGTC contains these protein-coding regions:
- the LOC126717361 gene encoding protein tesmin/TSO1-like CXC 3 isoform X2; protein product: MDTPVKNQLATTSKFEDSPVFNYISNLSPIEPVKSIPTDHAFTSLTFASPSSVFPSPQIGIHKESRFSIRSSAREITTEPTDEPSELVIELPNTLKYDCGSPDSDMVPPDAIKTDAAPDIAGTLESFDEFLRDDSKGKLHSFESEKNLRNICSIEQNIEACDWVSFVSGAADLLNLDSSMIEEHFEGQNHKSVDPGTISFLSTVLQLPQDNANDVEKTETVGIISCKQREIGETVTQSREIGNLKKKDQTSAIFSSTLLDKLVVSDLSDKVDDKGKKCMDSSSKPGSHRLCSIRRRCLVFETSGAHKNKPICDSNSSSPAIPSDCEVFSNEKQAQINTASGYSSTMLPGIGLHLNALATAPTDNKVVKLESPAFRSKQIIMLNSMVSCNPLTPGQNPLDKSLTLKTLEGELAPHYNDAQVTENASQTSTSAVSEEFDQSSPRRKRFKLEHVEESNACKRCNCKRSKCLKLYCECFAAGLYCVEPCSCQDCFNKPIHESTVLETRRNIESRNPLAFAPKVIRSADVVPEYGDESNKTPASARHKRGCNCKKSSCLKKYCECFQGGVGCSINCRCKGCKNAFGRKDGAEETDIEGEELEACKKNALDASLHTVEEDEKEHLDFPISELSENSRSLSQESEGCKNALETSLQEINESEKEHPDLSISPFSEISRPSIRLPFNFSGKLPLSSLLSVGSSAQFCTSQKPRTKYSLSSRLKFETHLQMIPEDETPEALNSTSDVKSTSPNSKRVSPPKQVFGSTARRMGRKLILRSIPPFPSLSSTGEQ
- the LOC126717361 gene encoding protein tesmin/TSO1-like CXC 3 isoform X1, producing the protein MDTPVKNQLATTSKFEDSPVFNYISNLSPIEPVKSIPTDHAFTSLTFASPSSVFPSPQIGIHKESRFSIRRHQFSDPSKNESSQIGNKNNTSEGVSVAVQPSDSCTENFECCTSASSAREITTEPTDEPSELVIELPNTLKYDCGSPDSDMVPPDAIKTDAAPDIAGTLESFDEFLRDDSKGKLHSFESEKNLRNICSIEQNIEACDWVSFVSGAADLLNLDSSMIEEHFEGQNHKSVDPGTISFLSTVLQLPQDNANDVEKTETVGIISCKQREIGETVTQSREIGNLKKKDQTSAIFSSTLLDKLVVSDLSDKVDDKGKKCMDSSSKPGSHRLCSIRRRCLVFETSGAHKNKPICDSNSSSPAIPSDCEVFSNEKQAQINTASGYSSTMLPGIGLHLNALATAPTDNKVVKLESPAFRSKQIIMLNSMVSCNPLTPGQNPLDKSLTLKTLEGELAPHYNDAQVTENASQTSTSAVSEEFDQSSPRRKRFKLEHVEESNACKRCNCKRSKCLKLYCECFAAGLYCVEPCSCQDCFNKPIHESTVLETRRNIESRNPLAFAPKVIRSADVVPEYGDESNKTPASARHKRGCNCKKSSCLKKYCECFQGGVGCSINCRCKGCKNAFGRKDGAEETDIEGEELEACKKNALDASLHTVEEDEKEHLDFPISELSENSRSLSQESEGCKNALETSLQEINESEKEHPDLSISPFSEISRPSIRLPFNFSGKLPLSSLLSVGSSAQFCTSQKPRTKYSLSSRLKFETHLQMIPEDETPEALNSTSDVKSTSPNSKRVSPPKQVFGSTARRMGRKLILRSIPPFPSLSSTGEQ